The segment CAATCCGTGATGACCCCGCCAGCCCCTTCGATGACAGGCACAAGCGCCATGTAATCGTAAGGATGCAGGTTCATCTCGACCAGCAGATCGACATGGCCGGAGGCGAGCAGACCGTAGGCATAGCAATCGCCGCCGAACCGCCGCATCGCCACCTTCTTCGACAACGCTTCGAATCGCTCAAGCCCCGACGGATCGAAGCTGTCGGGACTGGTTGTGTAGAGGATCGCCTCGGACAGGTGCTGCCGCCCGCTGGTCTGGCACGGGCTGCCGTTGAACAAGGTGGGTTTGCCACTTTGGCCGGTCCAGCGCTCGCCCGTAGGCGGGATAGAGATCACCCCGATGTCGGGTACACCGGCGGACAGGCAGGCGATGAGCGTGCCGAAGCTGGGCATACCCGAAAGAAAGCTCTTGGTGCCGTCGATCGGGTCGATGACCCAGACCCGGTCGGCGTCCAGCCTGGCGTCTTCGTGCTCTTCTCCCAGGATGCCATGCGCGGGGAAGGCTTCGGCGATGTGACGCCGCATCGCGGTTTCGATGGCGCGGTCAGCCTGCGTGACGGGTGAAGCGTCTGCCTTTGACTCGATATCCAGAGGCTTGCGGAAATAGCGCATCGCCATGTCGTCGGTCGTGTCCGCCAAGGCCCCCGCGAACTCTGCCAGCCGGTCCGTCTCGGAGAGGTGGGGATGGGTCTGCATGAAAATTCCTCAGTTCCGGGGGCCGGCAGGCTGCGGGCGTCCGCTTTGAAATTTAAACGTAGACAAATGCCACAAAAACGCAAGACTACACATATTACCCCAAGCCCGGCATCGGGCGAGATAATCAGAACGGGTCTCGGAAAAGGCCCGCGGACGACCCGGGCGCAGGTCCGGACCTGGATGTGGACCAACAAGGAGATGATCATGAAGACCTGGATTCCGACCACCGCACTGTCGCTGGCAGCCCTCGGCCTCGCCGCGCCGGTGCTGGCTGACGAACTGACTGTCTACACCGCGCTCGAAGAAGAAGAGATCGCAGCCTATGTGGAGGCCGCTCAGGCTGCCATGCCCGACACCGAAATCAACGTGCTGCGCCTGTCCACCGGCAAGCTGGGCGCACGGCTGCTGGCCGAAGCGGGCAATCCGCAGGCCGACGTGATCTGGGGCTGGGCGGTCAGCGCCATGATGGATCCCCAGATCCTCGAGATGCTGGAACCCTACGCGGCCAAGGGGGCCGACGTGCTGCCCGAAACCTTCCGCGATGCGGACGGCAAGTGGTTTGCCCCCATCGGCTACATGGGTGCCTTCTGCGTGAACACTGCCCGGCTTGAGGAAAAGGGCCTGCCCATGCCGTCCAGCTGGGCGGACCTCGAGGATCCCGCCTTCAAGGGCGAGGTGCTGATGCCCGACCCGAACTCCTCCGGGACCGGCTACCTTCATGTGAACGCCGTGCTGCAGAGCATGGGCGAAGAGGCCGGCTGGGCGCAGCTGGAAGCCATCGACCCGAACATGGCGCAGTACACCTCCTCCGGTTCCAAGCCCTGCAAGTCGGCCCGCGTTGGTGAATACACTGTCGGTATCTCGCTGGCCTTCACCGCGATGCAGTCGATCGAGGAAGGCTACCCGCTGGCGATGGTCTTCCCCGAAGGCGGAGTCGGATACGAGCTGGAGGCCTCTGGCCTGATGGCAAGCACGGACAATCCGGAAGGGGCGAAAGCCTTCCTTGACTGGACCATGTCGGACGAGGCCATCGGGCTCTACCAGCAGTACAAGGCGCTGATCACCGTGCCGGGCGTCGATGCCTCTGCCGCAGCCGAGGCCGCCGGGCTTCCCGCCGATATCTCGACGATCCTCGCGGATATCGACTTCGTGAAGGCCGCGACCGACCAGACGGCAGTGAAGGAAGAATGGAAAGAGAAGTTCGGCCGCTAAGGCCTGGCATCGGGGCGGCATTGGTCGCCCCGACCCTTTGCAGGCGGTCGCGGGCCGCCTGTACGCCCAAGGAAAGCAAGACCCAATGTATCTGACCGTCCGCGACGCCACCAAGACCTATGGCACGTTCACCGCGCTCGACCGCGTTTCCATCGGGATCGACAAGGGTGAATTTGTCTGCCTGCTCGGGCCATCGGGCTGTGGAAAGACCACGCTGCTGCGGCTGATCGCCGGTCTGACGGATCTGGACGGCGGAGAGATCACCCTCGAAGACGCGAACCTGTCACAGCTGCCCGCCCGCAAGCGCGGCTTCGGCATCGTGTTCCAGTCCTATTCCCTGTTCCCCAACATGACCGTGGCCGAGAACATCGGCTACGGGCTAAAGATCCGGGGCGCTGCGCCCGGCGACATCGCTGCGCGCGTTTCCGAACTGCTGGACCTCGTGAAGCTTCCGCAGGTCGCAGGCAAGATGCCCGGTCAGCTATCGGGCGGGCAGCAGCAGCGCATCGCACTGGCCCGGGCGATTGCCGTCGACCCGCGCGTTCTGCTGCTGGACGAGCCGCTTTCCGCACTCGACGCCAAGGTCCGCGCCGAACTGCGCGACGAGATCCGGCAGGTGCAGCGCGCCCTTGGCATTCCGACCCTGATGGTGACCCACGATCAGGAAGAGGCTCTGGCCCTTGCGGACAAGATCATCTGCATGAACCACGGCATCGTCGTGCAGGCTGGCACGCCGGAGGATCTGTACCACCGGCCTGCCACGCGGTTCGTCGCGGAGTTCATGGGCATCAGCAATCTGCTCCCGCCCGACCATGTTGCGCAGCTGTTCCCGGACCTTATGCCAACCCGGCCAGCGACGGACGTGGCGCAGCTTGCCTGCATCCGTCCGGAACAGATCGACCTCGTGCCACTGGCGGACGGCGCGGCCACGGTGCGCAGCATCAGCTTTCTCGGCAACCTGCGGCGGCTTCAGGTCGATACCGCAGTTGGCTCGTTGACCGTGGAAACCCATGGCGCGAACCCCTGCCGCGCGGGCGACCGTGTCGCGCTGACCGTTGCGCCGGACGCCTGCACATGGGTGATCGACGATGCGACCCCGCGCAAGGCAGTGACGGCATGAGTGCGTCCGACACGATACGGGTGCAGGCCAGGCGCAAGCCCCTCGATGCCGACCGCCTGCTGACCGCCGCTTGCGTCGGTCTGCCGCTTCTGGGGCTGATCCTGTTCTTTGCCTACCCGATGCTGATCGTCTTCCTGCGTTCGATCACGGTCGGCGACAGCTACGGCCTCGGCAACTATGCCGAGGTGCTTGGGTCTTCCGGGTTCTGGCGCGCGACGCAACATTCGCTGGTCATGGGGGCGGCGACCACGCTGGTCAGTGTGCTTCTGGGCTTCGTCATCGCGCATGGCCTTTATCGCTGTGCCTTTCCGGGCAAATGGCTGATCCGGGCGGTCATTGTCCTGCCGCTGCTGGCACCGTCCTTGGTTCAGGCGCTCGGGCTGATTTTCCTGCTGGGCCGCAACGGTGTCGTCAGCCGCGCGCTCGGCATCGAGATCGAGATCTACGGCTTCTGGGGTCTGCTGATCGCCAACACGCTCTATGCCTTGCCGCAGGCGGTGATGATCATCGGTGCGGCGCTGGTGCTGCTGGATGCGCGCACCTACGAGGCAGCCGATGTGATGGGCGCCTCGCCCTGGCGGCAGTTTCGGGACCTGACGATCCCCTCGGCGCGCTTTGGTATCCTGAACGCAGGCTTCGTCTGCTTCACCATCACGATCACGGATTTCGGCAATGCGGCGGTGATCGGGGGGACTATTCGGTCTTGGCGACCGAGATCTACAGCCAGGTCATCGGCCAGCGAAATTTCAACATGGGGGCCGTGGTGGGGATCATGCTTCTGCTGCCCACGGTAATTTCCTACACCATCGAACGTCAGGCGATGAAGCGGCAGCAGGCCGGGCAGACCACCGGACAGATGCCCTATCGCCCCGTCTTTGCGCCGTTGCGGGACCTGTCCATGGCGGCTCTGTCGCTGCTGATCTGTGCCTGTATCGTCGCGGTGATCGGCATCGTGGTCTATGCCAGCTTCGTCACGCTCTGGCCCTACAACATGGCGCTGTCGTTCAAGCATTACGACATCACGCTGGCGGGCGGGTATTCGTCGCTCTGGATGACCATCGTCATTTCGTTTGGCGCGGCGGCGGGCGGGACCGTGGCGGTGTTCTTGCTCGGGCTCGGGTTGCGGCGACTGCCGCAGGCGCTGGCCCAGCCGGTCCAGATCCTGGCCGCCATGCCGGCCGCCGTTCCGGGAATGGTGCTGGGCTTGGCTTATATCCTGACCTTCAACTCCACGGCGACACCGCTTTACCTGCTGTACGGCACCGCCGCACTGATCGGCATCGTCAATTTCTACCACTACCACACACAGGGCTTCCTGACGGTGATGACCGGCTTTCGGCAGCTCCCCCCGGCGCTGGAGGAGGCCGCGGGCAGCCTTGGCGCCGGGCTGGGACGCACCGCCCGCGATGTCGTCGCACCCTTCATCGCGCCGATGCTGATCTCGGTGTTCTTCTTCCTCTTCATGCGGTCCATGGTCACCCTGTCTGCCGTGGTGTTCCTGACGACACCACAACTGAGCGTCGCCGCCGTGACGATCATGCGGCTGGACGATGCCGGGCTGACCTCGCAGGCTGCAGCCTTCTCGACCTGCGTGATGGCGGTTGTCTGCGGCGCGGTCCTGTCTATGAAAATGATCCTGGCGCTGATGCGGCGTCGCGGAGGCTGAGGCATGTGGGCAAAAGAGCGTCACCAGAGGATCTTGCTGATGCTGGGGGCCAACCAGCAGGTCAGCGCGAACGACTTGGCCGAAATGCTCGGCGTCTCGCGCGAAACCGTGCGCCGCGATCTGCTCGACCTGGAAGAGGTCGGTAAGGTGGCGCGGGTGCACGGCGGGGCCGTCCTGCCCGAGCCCCGGAGCGAAGACCCGTTTCGGCAACGCATGGCAACCCAGATCCGGGCAAAGACCGAGATCGCGAAGAAAGCGGTCGGCCTTGTTCAGCCCGGCCAGACGATCATGGTGGACGCAGGCTCGACCACGGCCGTCTTCGCCCGGGAGCTTGCCAAAGTTTCCGGCGTCTCGGTGATCACCAATTCGCTGGATGTGGCCACCACGCTTCAGGCCGGGGGTCTCGATGCCGTCTTGCTGGGCGGGCGAATTGCTGCGGATGTGCCCGCGACGGTGGGCGAACTCACCCTGTCCGAGATAAGGCGTTTCGAAGTCGACATATGTTTTTCGGCCCCGGTGGCCCTGCACCCCGCCAAAGGATCGTTCTTCTACGACCTGCAAGAAGCAGAGATATCGATCGCGATGGCTGCTCAGGCGACACAAACGGTGGTTCTCGCCCATCATACCAAGCTGGGAGCCACCAGCCGCGTCCGAGCGTGGGATGCGGACGGGATCGGAACACTGGTCACCAATCGCGCCGCTCCCGACGAGATGGTGGGCCAGTTTAGAGACGCTGGTATCGAAGTCATCTGACGTGCTTTGTCGGTCCGTCTCTGCTGTCCGCTGCGGCGGCCGGGCCAGTCCCTGAACGCGCAGAATGGCGAGAGTTTCAAACTGACGGCGGCTAGTGAGGCGTTGCGCTTTACAGGGCTTTCGCGGCGCGTTCCGGACCACACCCTATAGGATTTCCGGACACAGGATGCCCCGGACGTCTGCACGTTGAGTATCGCATCTCCGGGCCGCTTCTCCATGGCATGATATCCACGCGCAATCGCTGAAGGAAAAGGGCGGAAACGCTCGCCTCGCCGCGTCGGCCGGCCTGCACGATCCTGTTCTTATCCTCGGCGCGGCCAAGCTTGCGCGTTTTCCGCTGGATGCCCCTGACCAACTTTTCAGCGGGTTCCTTCGATGTTCCGCAGGTCTTGTCTGTCTTCGTTCCGGAATGGCTTCGATGAACCGGAAATCGTCCGTTGCTCAAGCTCCTAAATCTGTCTGGTGGGCACTGACGTCATACAACGATCGTACCGCTTCCGACCCAGGTGCCCGGCGCTCCCTTGTTGGCGGTTCATGCGGTCGGCCGGGTCAGCGACCTGCGACCTCTCCTGAACGCCGGCATAGAGCTGAGGACTGGACAGTTGGATCCGTACTGACCCGGGCCTGCCATCAACGGTTTTGCCCGGAGGGCGAACACTTTCCTGATTCAGATTGAGAGACGGAGGTCCGTGTCTACCCTGATTCCAAGTTCGGAGCGAGATGGGACTGGCGTCTGGACGTCATCGCCCCACGGCTTCCGGGCAACGCCGGTGATTTCCGGAGAAAAGGGAGGAAAGAATGTTCAATAATCGCAAAAGCGTGCGGAGTGCTGTCGGTCGTGGTCTGTTGGGCTGTGCGGCCGCGCTGGCGTTGTCATTCGTGACAGGACAGGCAGCTCAGGCGAAGGACTCGCTTCGTTTCACCACCAGCCTTCCGGCGCCATCTTTCATCTATGCCGATATCCTGTCGGTCTGGGCGCAGCGTGTCATCGACGATTCCAATGGTTCGCTGGACATCCAGATGTTCCCCGCGGGAACATTGGGCCGAGATCCTGCCGCGCATCTGGATATGGCGCGCGACGGCATCGCCGACATATCGTACATCGTACTCGGCTACACGCCCGGCGCGGTGAACGAGGCCACGATCATCGAGCTGCCCGGGTCCACGCCCAGTGCGACGGCCGGATCGCTTGCTGCGACGAAGATGGTCGAAGAGGGGTTTTGGCCGGGGCAGGGCATGGAAAACGTCAAGGTTCTCGGCGCATTCTCCACCGCTCCGGCGATCCTGACGACCGTCGACAAGGTCGACACGCTCGCGGGGGTCTCCGGCAAGAAACTGCGGGGCGCAGGTCCGACGCTGCTGGCAACCATCAACGCCATCGGCGCGACGCCTGTCGGTGGCATCACCTCGCCCCAGATCGCAGAAAGCCTGTCGCGCGGACTGATCGATGGCACGATCAACGAGTGGGTTGCGTTGACGATCTTCGGTGTGGCCGAAACGGCAAAGAACCATCTGGACATCAACCTCGGCGCGTCGCCGATCATGGTGGTCATGAACAAGGACAAGTACGACAGTCTGCCCGAAGACACCCGTGCGGCGATCGACAAGAATTCGGGTGAACCGTTCGCGCGCCTATGGGGCGAACAATTCGACGCTTCCATCGAAAAGTTCAGATCGGCTGCGATGAAAGATGACACGCGCAGCTTCTCGACTCTCTCGGACGAAGAACAGGCCCTTTGGGACGCAAAGCTCCAGACGGTCATCGACGCGTGGATCGCTGAAACGCCGAACGGCCAGGTCGTTTACGACGCGTTTACCGCGGCTGTG is part of the Sagittula sp. P11 genome and harbors:
- the hisN gene encoding histidinol-phosphatase — translated: MQTHPHLSETDRLAEFAGALADTTDDMAMRYFRKPLDIESKADASPVTQADRAIETAMRRHIAEAFPAHGILGEEHEDARLDADRVWVIDPIDGTKSFLSGMPSFGTLIACLSAGVPDIGVISIPPTGERWTGQSGKPTLFNGSPCQTSGRQHLSEAILYTTSPDSFDPSGLERFEALSKKVAMRRFGGDCYAYGLLASGHVDLLVEMNLHPYDYMALVPVIEGAGGVITDWEGRPLTLASEGKVIAAASAQLHAEALSALAGTANRP
- a CDS encoding ABC transporter ATP-binding protein — encoded protein: MYLTVRDATKTYGTFTALDRVSIGIDKGEFVCLLGPSGCGKTTLLRLIAGLTDLDGGEITLEDANLSQLPARKRGFGIVFQSYSLFPNMTVAENIGYGLKIRGAAPGDIAARVSELLDLVKLPQVAGKMPGQLSGGQQQRIALARAIAVDPRVLLLDEPLSALDAKVRAELRDEIRQVQRALGIPTLMVTHDQEEALALADKIICMNHGIVVQAGTPEDLYHRPATRFVAEFMGISNLLPPDHVAQLFPDLMPTRPATDVAQLACIRPEQIDLVPLADGAATVRSISFLGNLRRLQVDTAVGSLTVETHGANPCRAGDRVALTVAPDACTWVIDDATPRKAVTA
- a CDS encoding DeoR/GlpR family DNA-binding transcription regulator, whose translation is MWAKERHQRILLMLGANQQVSANDLAEMLGVSRETVRRDLLDLEEVGKVARVHGGAVLPEPRSEDPFRQRMATQIRAKTEIAKKAVGLVQPGQTIMVDAGSTTAVFARELAKVSGVSVITNSLDVATTLQAGGLDAVLLGGRIAADVPATVGELTLSEIRRFEVDICFSAPVALHPAKGSFFYDLQEAEISIAMAAQATQTVVLAHHTKLGATSRVRAWDADGIGTLVTNRAAPDEMVGQFRDAGIEVI
- a CDS encoding TRAP transporter substrate-binding protein, producing the protein MFNNRKSVRSAVGRGLLGCAAALALSFVTGQAAQAKDSLRFTTSLPAPSFIYADILSVWAQRVIDDSNGSLDIQMFPAGTLGRDPAAHLDMARDGIADISYIVLGYTPGAVNEATIIELPGSTPSATAGSLAATKMVEEGFWPGQGMENVKVLGAFSTAPAILTTVDKVDTLAGVSGKKLRGAGPTLLATINAIGATPVGGITSPQIAESLSRGLIDGTINEWVALTIFGVAETAKNHLDINLGASPIMVVMNKDKYDSLPEDTRAAIDKNSGEPFARLWGEQFDASIEKFRSAAMKDDTRSFSTLSDEEQALWDAKLQTVIDAWIAETPNGQVVYDAFTAAVSEAAE
- a CDS encoding ABC transporter substrate-binding protein encodes the protein MKTWIPTTALSLAALGLAAPVLADELTVYTALEEEEIAAYVEAAQAAMPDTEINVLRLSTGKLGARLLAEAGNPQADVIWGWAVSAMMDPQILEMLEPYAAKGADVLPETFRDADGKWFAPIGYMGAFCVNTARLEEKGLPMPSSWADLEDPAFKGEVLMPDPNSSGTGYLHVNAVLQSMGEEAGWAQLEAIDPNMAQYTSSGSKPCKSARVGEYTVGISLAFTAMQSIEEGYPLAMVFPEGGVGYELEASGLMASTDNPEGAKAFLDWTMSDEAIGLYQQYKALITVPGVDASAAAEAAGLPADISTILADIDFVKAATDQTAVKEEWKEKFGR